The sequence below is a genomic window from Lycium ferocissimum isolate CSIRO_LF1 chromosome 9, AGI_CSIRO_Lferr_CH_V1, whole genome shotgun sequence.
aaaatattaaatttttttgacgTGCTTGCAGTCTTAGTCTCCCAATTTTCCCTCTCGCTGCTTTTCTTGTTGAGAAGCTGGCACAGAAGAAGTATATGACTGAACATGTAAGTCAGAGTAACCTCTTATTTTCTTCCCTTCCTCTTATGTTAATCCTTCATATCATGAAAAGTGACTGCTCAGACATGGACTGAATAGTCACAGTCGTCAAGAAGGTTTACACCGGAATAATTCTGGCTCTTGTGACTTGTCTGGTGTTCGCACTCTTTGAACTGATGTTAccttttattgttgtttgactTTAAGTTTAGCAAGTAACTTTTCTAACTGATCTTGCAGGCAGTTGTCACTCTTCACATAATTATAACAACAGCTGCCATTCTGTATCCGGTTTTGGTCATCCTCAGGTTTGTTCTCAACTTCTAATGCTGTCGTCACGAAACTTTGATAAATACATCATCCTAAGAAGGTGCTAAGCCAGACTTCACtggcggtatgtgtgtatgtgttgtaaCATTTAGGCATTGTTATGGTAGAAATGGTGAATGTTAGATGCCACTATTATCTGAGTTTTATAAGTTGTTGCTTGTGAACTAATTTGATTTCTAAGTTGGATTTTCGGTTAAGAGATCCATTTTAAATATTAACCTGTTGCGTATGTGGATTGTGAACGAAACTTTATAGATGAATTAGACTAGAAAATTAGGAAGgtagtaaaagaaaattaatcatTGATCTGAACTAGAAATATGTTGCATGCCACGATGTCCATATGGACAAGGGCACAAGTGAATCATTGCCAATTCAGAGATTTCATTGTTGAACTTAAATTGACATGGTTTTACTTCATATATTTCGACGAATTGCAGCTTTTTAACTCTTTCGTCCATTTAATTGACATGATTGTGCGTAGAAATATGAATTGTCCGTTACATgtacataattttattttttcttcattgCTCTTTTCTACACTATAGCTAGCGATTGCCTAACGTCTGATAGGAGCTTGGTGCTTTTCTAATCTCTTGCCTttgattacactgggtatgagAGCCGCTAGTAAACTCAGTTGAAATTTAAATAATGAGGAGAGAATCTTAAATATGTTTCCAAACTCTATTTTCTTGCTAatatacattaaaaaattaCTGAGTCAAAGGATTTTTAACTTTCACAGGTGTGATTCTGCTTTCCTATCGGGTAACACACTGATGCTGTTTGTTTGCATTGTGTGGATGAAACTGGTTTCTTATGCACATACAAGTTATGATATGAGACAGCTTGCGAAGTCTGTGGATAAGGTATGACTAGTTTATTTCTTTGTTGTGGATCCAGAAAATCTGATCTTGATTAAGGCCTCTCCGGAAAATTTTCTAGACAAACCAACTTTTCTATTTGAACTCTGGTACTCTTGCCGGTATTTTGCTCATCTGAGATGATGTctcaaatataaaattttaattgtttTCAGGGTGAAAAGTCAGAAATCAACTACTCTTACAATGTTAGTTTCAAGAGTTTGGCTTACTTCATGGTTGCTCCTACATTATGTTATCAGGTAGGATCAGTTGACCCTTCCGAAGTTGTTGTCAGTGATTTCATCCCCTGGAAGAGTACTCACTACAAGTGCATTACAGATCAGCATGTTTGTTTCTCTAGATTCACCAAGATTTCATATAGATAACTCTGTCAAGCAATTTAGTTCGATGTTTGAAAAATTCAATTATGTTCTGTTTTCTGCCGAGTCTGCACGAATTTTAAAGAGATTGTAGGTATTTTGATACTACTACCTTCCATGTGATTTTAGTGGCATGTAGAACTGTTTCCAGAATTGTCTCTCTGCTAATAATTAGGGAGACTATGCTTTAGACCATTTTTCCTCTTCAAGTTTGTACTCTGAAGCATGTCCTGCCCTTAAGTATTCTCATGCACGTTAAATGGTGAAGCAATTGGATgttaaaacttcaaattttactAGAAAGATTAAATTGGAGCATCAAATATTGCTATGGTCTTTGGACATTTTCCAGTCACGTGCAGATTTTCTTATGGAGGTGTATGAAATACACTACAAGCGAACGTAAGCAGATCagtatactttttttttatatacagaTAACAGATCTGCTTATGTTTGCAAGTACTTGTATTTCATACTGTGTAATAATTGAATGTAGTCTGCAAAGATGCAATGGGGCTACAGTTCGTGAATACTACAATTGAGGCCCCTCCAGTATTTTCCCAGTGGATTGTAGTCCCATTCCTTTCATAGTAATTGCAAATCAATTATCATCAGTAATTTAGAACGAAAAATTTATTAACTTTTTTACCAACTCTCTCAACTGTTTGTTTCATCAACTCATTAGTTTTTGGTTATGTTTATTCTGTTTCTGAAGCTTAGCTATCCTCGCTCCGAATGCATTCGGAAGGGTTGGCTGGCGCGCCAACTCATCAAGCTGGTAATTTTTACAGGACTCATGGGATTTATGATTGAACAGGTAACTTCTTTTTAGCTTGATAGTTCAATGTGCCTTCACTCCCTGGCAAAGTAAATTATATTAACCTTTGCATCTTAATGCAGTATATTAACCCAATTGTGCAAAGCTCACAACACCCGTTGAAAGGGGACCTTTTATATGCGATCGAGAGGGTATTGAGGCTTTCGGTTCCAACTTTATATGTCTGGCTCTGCATGTTCTACTGCCTTTTCCATCTTTGGTATGTCCTCTAAATTTGATACAAGTTTAGTATGCTTATGAAATTTATTTGTAGTGGCTTTCTTGCCATATTTTGGATGTTCCAATCTTATTTGCGaggtatttatattttatagtaAAACAAGTGTTAGGAATATTTTTGCTCTGTATTCGTCATCATGCTTTCCagtttttcatttaaaatatatttatctaAAATATTCTGTGTCACTTATTAACCATTTTAAGAGCAAATCACATTATACTTGAACTGGATTATGTAACTGCTACGAGTACCGAGTAGAGCTGTAGAAGGGGAGAAAAACTGGAGACCAGAAGGTGCAAAATGGGATGGGAGGTGCTTAATGGGCCTGGATGATTTTTATTCAGTAACGTTATCTTCCTCCTTGAGATCTAACCAAAGACCAACACATCGGTAGCTGCCTGTTAAATGCCAAAGCTGAAGTTTGAATAGGTATACTATAAGACTGGAGAAAAAATTTCCTGCAAAAGATGAGTGTGCATTTAAGTTGTGAATAATGCTAATTATTAAGATTGTTGATTCGCATTAGAACTCATACCCAATCGGGTTTTGGAATTATGTTTTCTTCGTCAAAGGCCAAAATGTTTGCACTAACTTTTGTGTTTTTATGTTAGTGATGTAACTGCTTTTATGAGATTCAAGGTTATTATTTCATCTTCTATCAAGGTTTTgaaacaacctccctaccttccaagtTGGGGgcaaggtctgcgtacactttaccctcctcagaccccacattgtgggattcaactgggtatgttgttgttgttgtagtaaaATAAAAGTAATCCATCCATCCAGTCCAGTTCATGATATCACCATGGTGAATCTATAGAGCCCATTTTGGATCAAGATCGAATCTATGAAGTCCATAAAGACTTCATTGGGACAAGAGTTTATCTGTTTTCTGTACTCCTAGTAATGAATCTCGTGTTAGATTATGAGAAGCTTCGCATTTCAGGAGGAAACACCAGGAGTTATTCTGTTATATCTGAATAACTACTAAATTATGGATCATTtcatttatggattatgtgttcgAGCATTGCTACATAATGAGTTTTATTTACATAATACATCTCTTTCTAAGCGAAATAGGCTTGCAGAACTTACTGCAACAGAATGAGCTCTATTTACATTGTACATCTCTTTGTAGGCTAAATATACTTGCGGAACTTCTGCGATTTGGGGATCGGGAGTTCTACAAAGATTGGTGGAATGCAAAAACTATTGATGAGGTAGATTAGAATATCACACTGCcttgtttcttttttgcttcTGCATCCCAACAATTTCAGAGCTGgtttctcatttatttcttttttggggTTGCACCATTGTGGCTGCTGATATCAGTATTGGAGACTCTGGAATATGGTGAGTAATTTTACCTGTTTTTTATGTCATAGCCTAATTTTTTTATGCGTGCAAAAAGTATGCGTTTGTCTTCGTTACCTAGAACTGGAACTTTCAGAAGGCTATTGATGTTTCAGTCTTGTGATAAATGGCGTTACAGCTTCTATTTTCGTCATGTTCGGATTGCTCAGGTTGGCATTGGGTAAATTTTGCGTAGGACAAGTGGATGTCATAGTGTCTAGCTTGATTTTGGGCATATGTGAACCTATTATAAGAGACGTCTTCCCTGTTTCCAGTTGTCTGCTCTTGAGAAGACTTGAACGGTTGGACACCAATGAAGGATGAAAGTGGTAGTCCGGAATAATCTTGCAAGACGAGAACCCGAGgcagggtgggggtggggtgttGTGTTGGGTTATGCACTTATTTGGCCACCGAGTATGTTGGTAAAAGAGTGTTTCCATATATGGCTATGCACATATGTGGCCCGTGAGCACATTAAGAATACTTGCTTGTGTGCGTACCATGTCTGCTGAGGCAGGACGAAAATGGTCTTTTCTTGCTTGAGAGTGGTTCTTTCAGTAAATGTGATGATTGGAAAATGTTTGCTTTTCCAGCTCTCTGGTCCTTTTTCTCACTTTTACCTTTCCTGATAAAATGTGATTCCTTATAAGCCTCAGGCCAATAGGAATTACTTTCATGGCCGTAGTGAGTTACTTAATATAAGCTTTAGCAGAATGATCTGCCGTTTAACTATGAAGATGACATAAATTTGTATCCTTGTCTAATTTCTGCATGTAGCTAGAAAAAGTTGTTGAAAATTGGTGTGATATGTAATAAATAAATGTAGGATACATGAAAAAAGATAGTAGAGGAGGGATAACAGTCACATTGATAAGTGTGGAAATTGTTAGATAGCATTACTGTTCACTATAAATTGAAGAGTATTTAGTAAAAAGGTCTGgattttataaattaaacaGCTGATTCAAGTCCTAGATATTCTCTATGATTTTCAAAACAAATGTAAACAGTTTCAAAAGTGAACTTTAAGATTATATTTCAAAGCTGAAAGGTAAACCAAACACTTAAGCACAAGATTGAAATGGGACAATAGAGATTGTTCAAATCTCCAGATAAGTGAATAACCTTAACCTGGTATTTTCTGGACACATAATATTACTATGTCTAGATGCTCCACTGTTGGTAGATGCAATTCTTATCCAGGGGAAACTGGTATAGAGGGATAAATTGTCTTTGTATGCACTTGtttcggtttggtttggtcTTTGTGAAACATTTTTTTGGACATTAGTAACACAAGCGTCGGTGACAATTGCAGCCTGTACATAAGTGGATGGTTCGTCACATTTATTTCCCATGCTTAAGGAATGGCATACCTAAGGTACTTTCGGAGTTCTCTTCATTCTAGATTCTAATTTGATTTGGAATTATCTTCTGTCTGCTTAATTTCTCATCTTTTGTGCGCAATTAGTATCTTAAAATATAGTCAATATGGAAGTTGACACGTTAATATTCATTATCTGGCTGTGCAGCAATCTGTATGCACTTACTTGATTGTGTATTTACACTGCTCTTTGTCACAAAACATGAATACTAATAGTGCTTTAACCTCTCATCCTAGATGGTTTCTCTAATTACCCAATTTCTAATTTAAAACCCGGAAGATTACATTTGAGATTCGACCTGATGAAGTTCTTTTTTGGGTCGACATTTTGCTTCATATCTTTCATGTCATTATTTTCATCTGTCAGATAGTTTGATTTTAAGTATAAAAGCACCGGTTTGCTGCTTCGGATGCTTTTTCCATTTTATACTTTTAAGAAGTTTTGACCTTACAATTTGTATACTAGACCTTATTTTAATGATAGCTTAATTGCCACTTGATTCTTGGTGCAGGGAGTTGCAATGGtgatttctttctttatatcTGCTGTTTTCCACGAGGTATATGGTTTCTGTTCCCATCCATCTTATATTTTACACCAAGTGTGGTTATATACAGCCTATAAAAACAAACAACTACAATTATGCCTCAATAAAATGACTGGCTTTAGATGACTTGTTTTGTTATCTACAGCTGTGTATTGCTGTTCCTTGTCGGCTATTCAAGTTTTGGGCGTTCCTAGGAATCATGTTTCAGGTAACGGTTTtaacatgtgtgtgtgtataatatatatatatatatatatagatagataaaATTAGAAAGGAGCTCTAGTCATAAAATAGTAACACTCGAGCGAGGGACTTGTGTCTTCATTGACGGTACAAGTATTGACATGTTGTGATGTTTTTCTCTGAGCAGGTTCCCTTGGTCATATTCACGAACTTCTTGCAAAACAAGTTCAAAAACTCAAATGTATGTCTTTCCGCCTTGATGTCATGACCTTAATatgatttattctctttttaCTGGTATATTTGTGTAAAAAATCGATCAAAGATACGACATTTATAATATGGGAACTGTTTCAGGTGGGCAACATGACATTCTGGTGCATTTTCTGCATTGTTGGTCAACCAATGTGCGTGCTTTTGTATTACCACGATGTGATGAACAGAAATGGTAGTGCAAGTTAAGCTTCATCGCAGACTATTTTGTTGGACGAAAGAGTGTTCCATCTTTAATTTGAACCGTCTTAAGTGCTAAGCTAGTCTCCTAGACGGACATCAGTAACAACTGCTTCAATTCCTATTGACAAGGAATTCCTGATGGTTTACTTATCATGCTGAAAAGGAGAAAATTCTGCTTTGAATGTAACACGGGGGAATTGAACAGAATTTTTGCTTTGTATAGTTGTGTTGTATCTTTCTATTAATATTACAGAAATGTATATCATTCTGTTTTGGCAATAAACTGTGTAGTATTACCATACCAACGAAATGAAGTACAACCTAAAAGCATCCAGGACCTTAACCACCTTCTATGAAGGTTATTTCAGCCTCTAGACCTCAAGAAAAAACCAACAGCCTAATGACAAAGCTTCCATATCAAGTATGAACACTTTCTTGCCATTCTAGATCTGCTTAACCAGCTTATCCTTtccttaatttaattttttatctgTATGTATATCATTCTTGGTTGAGGTAAATGTAATAGCTCAAGATAGAAAGTCTCGCAACGGTAAACCTTGCTGTTAGTCTTCGAAATTTCCCTTTCTTATGTCACATGCACAATGGTCGATATATGGTTTACACACACTTCTTGTCGTACATGTTTATTACACGGGCGTACGTATTATTGCTACTACTCTTTTGCATCATAAATTGATTAATGTAGCTGCTTATGAAGACTTATAAAACGACAGGAGAACATGAGTATTCAAATTTATcatgttttgtttgttaatGTTTTTATGAGATTAGATATTACACTGCAAAGTTTCGACTGTAAGGAAAAACAATAAAATGTGTTCTATCAAAGTTCAAATTAACAGAAGTGTTTATCAAGGTTATCAGGGTCTTGCTcctttttatgaaataaaaaaaagtctCGTCTCACGACGTTTCAGTTATAGAGGCACGAAATAATTTTCTCATTTAACTTCTTCCTCCACCTTGGAAATACCATCATTACAGTTGACGTGACCAAAAATAGATAAAACCAATGGTAATTGACTGGATAATAACTCCTAGAGAACTCAAAACTAAGTCCACATTTAAACAATAGGTCgaagaaattcaaaaaatttatgcTTCTGCAATATGGAAGACTTGAGATCCAATTCATATAACGAGTCAAGACTCCAACTAGAAAATTTCACTTATGTTGCTAGTGGAACTCATGTCAACCAAAGTGGAATTCACAAACTCAGATGCAACAGTACTATTTCATATGTGTCTAACAATAACCAGAATATGGAGATGTTCAAAGAAGTcaaattcaagaaatcaaagTCAACAAATGTGTCAACTTCGAAGAACTGGAGCTTCAATATTGACCCAGAGTTGCAAAGGAAAAAGAGAGTTGCTAGTTATAAAGTTTACAcagttgaaggaaaggtaaaaAAGAGCTTTCGTTGGATTAAAGAGAAGTGTACACAATTAATATATCGCTGGAGGTGAGACATGTCCAGAATTTAGTAAGTGTTCATACAATAGATGAATTGAtactgggaaaaaaaaattgtagttgAAGTTGAATAAACTATTTGTGAAAATTGTGTTTTGGATTTGATAGCAGTTCATTTGGGATGAATAAAGTGTGTGGAAGTTAAACGTAAAGAGTATTTCGATATTTCAATTTAAGCTCAAATATTCAAGTTTAGTAATTGCAAATACTCTTAGCCAAACCATTCTTTTTCGAACTCATAGCTAAACTATTACTCCCTCCTTCCAAATAAGTTGTTATATTTCGTTTTTTAAGAGTCAATTTAATTAATCTTCGAAActaaattgaattaaatcaatTTAACATTTTGCAAAAATCTGTACAAACTATATCAAAAATACTAGAAGTTgcaatttttctcatttcaatttgatgaaaaaacATATTTTGAAATATCAGTCAAAATTCACATAGTTTGACCTTCGAGACGCAAAGCATGacaacttttttaaaataaaaaaaaaaatctttaatacATAGAGGGGTAGGGAAAGGAGAGATGAGGAAGAGGATTATAACGTGGGGATTCAAACCCTCACAGCAAGATGAAAGTTCAGGATTACATAGCATGACACCTAATTTGCTATGGAAGGAGTATTTACAAATTTACTAGTGGCTTCTGGGTGCCATTGACTTGATGACTTTGATGAGTGTGGTTGAGTGAGATTTGACATATTTGCTCACAATTTGCTGATTTAGTTCCTTAAATAATCCAACAAGGTAATGAAAATTAAGAGCCATTAATTATTGTTCTTGTTCAAGAATAGGAAACTCAGATATACGTACATATTAAATACCTCTATATATATCGTGCAGAGCAGTTTGAGGAGAATTTGATGCCTGACATTAATCTCATTCAAAGTTATTTAAGTCAAAATAGAATGCGAGCACACCAAAAAATTCTTGACTAGATTGGTCCACTTTTTGACTGGATTTGTCCTAGGAAGACAAGAAATAGAAAGTGTTGTCCAGGTAGGTACGAATCATGCTAATTGGTAAGGACTGAAGAATTTTTAAGGCGGAActgaataacaacaacaataacatactcaGAGTAATCTCACAAAGTGAGGTGTGGGAAGGATAGAGTATACGCAGACGTTACCTCTACcgtgggaggtagagaggttatgtccaatagaccctcggctcaaagaaaagcaaatcaaagcaatcTAGGAAAAGGAGGAATTGACTGAGAATGTTAAATGTATGAGAAGAAGTTCGCGGCACATAAGCCATTGTTTAATGAAAAACACGGGAATTTGCTAAGCGTAAAACTTGTCCGGTGTTAAAAAGTCAGAACGAGAAAGTGTGGTAAGTTTTGAATGAAAGTTCTGGTAAACGGCGGCATAACTCTAACTGTCTTTAGGGTAGCGAAATTACTTGACGAGAATTTAAGAGGTTGAATTGAGTATTGAAATGACCTAGACAACGCTGAACTGAATACGcgtacacacaaaaaaaaaaaaaaaaagaacttgacTAGATAGGTCCACTTTTTGACTGGATTTGTCCTAGGAAGACGAAACATAGAAAGTGTTGTCCAGGGTAGATAGGAATCATGGTAACTGGTAAGGACTCAAGAATTTAAAGCCAGAATATTAATTGCTTAATAAAAACACAGGACTCTGCTTAGTGATAACACTTGTCTGGTGTTGAAAAGTTAGGGAAAGAGAAATGTTATAAGTTTTGAATGATAGTTGTCGAGAATTTAAGAGGTAGAATTGAGTATTAAAATGATATGCACCTGAACAACGctgaattaaaatagaaaaagaattcaTATAATCGACCCCAACTAACTTGAAATTGAACATATATAATTGATTTTTAGGTTGGCTGATTGGCACAAACTATGCAACTCataaaatgaagggaaaaaaggaaaaaaacaagaaaaggacACTTTCATTTCTGGTACATTCCATGGTGTTTAGCTCGACCAGGAAGAAAGATAATTCAACAGTCCAACTTTTGGTTCCTTACATTTTTAGAGTCAATGAAACTCAACAAAGTGACcggaaagaaaacatgaaagggCTAAAACTGCCCCTGGACTAATGGAAATAGGATAAAATTCCCTCTGTTGGTTTTTTGGTGCATATTTACCCTTGCTGTTAACAAACAGGTTTAATTATACCCTTATCCTGTTAACGGACCTCCAGGTCTGATATATCCTCCTTCCGCCTTTAGTTGAAACTAAATGGAGtaatttgttttgtttcttATTTATGCTTGAGGCAGAGAATTACAAGATTGGACATTGAAACTTTGCTACTAATAGAAAGCTATCAACTCAACTTCAATTCATTTGagcaaaaaatatgaaaaaaaatttgataaatgTTAATCAAAGCCATCCTTCAATTTACAAATGAGGCTAAACTTTGAAAAAGATCGATGATTAGGCTCAATGAAGCCATGCATCTTGtaaaaattaatcaaatacgaaggaaagaataaataaagatttCTAGTTAGTTTGTTGCATCTACTTCTTCTGTCTGTAGTCCAAAGTCAGCTGGTGCAAATGTGAAATGTTGCTTTAGTTAGCTGCTGAAATAGGTGTCCTTGGACTAGGTATTCCCATATATGCAATCCTAGGAGAAAGATGAATCTTCGGGCTGGGCCTTGGTGAGGGGATCGGGCCATACATGTTGGAACCTCCATTAGCCACCCGTGGTGACAATTTAACTTGTTCGAGTGCTCGGAATTGTAGTTCTGCTGGGTACTCCCTAACACAGCCAATGCGAGGTCCGTGTCCTGTTGACCATTTACGAGACAAACGTTTAGCAAAGCTAAAGGATGATTGTGTCTTGTTATTGACAGTATCTTCTTGTTTCTTGTCTTCGCGATCAGCATCGGTAGTTGTGACTCCTTTCTCCTCTGTTTGATCATTTGCATCAGAAGTGCTTCTCTTTGGTGATTTTTTAGCAACAGAAAGATTCGAGCCCTCATTGTTAACTCTATACGAATGCTCATCGTCGTCAACAGAACATCtctgaaaagaaaaggaaaaaaagaattttgttagCAATGTATTTCTCTTggacatttcactataacattTTAAGCCATGAGGATGCATGTTCAATAGCATGTTTGCCAATTGGCCTTCCAAAATctgtttattttgaaaagtgttttttgtcAGA
It includes:
- the LOC132030911 gene encoding diacylglycerol O-acyltransferase 1, which codes for MAINGLPESLTSSSDDNNNLRRRRGSDAKAVEEASSSSDDVTSDVNDPRGSVGLDTMPSDGKEKVEKANETTPLKYAYRASAPAHRRNKESPLSSAAIFKQSHAGLLNLCIVVLIAVNGRLIIENLMKYGWLIGSGFWSSSTSVRDWPLLLCCLSLPIFPLAAFLVEKLAQKKYMTEHAVVTLHIIITTAAILYPVLVILRCDSAFLSGNTLMLFVCIVWMKLVSYAHTSYDMRQLAKSVDKGEKSEINYSYNVSFKSLAYFMVAPTLCYQLSYPRSECIRKGWLARQLIKLVIFTGLMGFMIEQYINPIVQSSQHPLKGDLLYAIERVLRLSVPTLYVWLCMFYCLFHLWLNILAELLRFGDREFYKDWWNAKTIDEYWRLWNMPVHKWMVRHIYFPCLRNGIPKGVAMVISFFISAVFHELCIAVPCRLFKFWAFLGIMFQVPLVIFTNFLQNKFKNSNVGNMTFWCIFCIVGQPMCVLLYYHDVMNRNGSAS